The Nitrospira sp. sequence TTCCCCAGATGTGTCATCGACTGTGAGGAGGTGTTAATGTCCGACGCTCGTCTGTCCGAATCCCGAGAGACCCTTTCATCACCTAAGCCCTCTCACTCAGCCAGCAATCAGGTCGAGGCGGTGTTCGAGGCAGTCGTCTTCGCCAGTCGATGGATTCAAGCACCGCTCTATGCCGGCCTCATCGTCGCGGAGCTGCTCTACGCCTACAAATTTCTTCTCGAGCTCTGGGAAATGGTGATCCACATCAACCGAATGAATGAAACCGTGTTCATGCTAGGAGTGTTGGGTTTGATCGACGTGACCATGGTGGCCAATTTGCTGACCATGGTCGTGATCGGCGGATACGCGACGTTCGTCAGCAAGCTGGATTTGGAACAGCATCCGGACCGCCCGGATTGGCTCACACACGTCGATCCCGGTACGATCAAAATCAAACTCGCGGCCTCGCTGATAGGAATCTCCAGCATTCATCTCCTGAAAGCCTTCGTCGACGTGGCGAACGAGAACCCTGAACACATCAAGTGGAAAATCTTTATCCACATGACGTTCTTGGCCTCGGCCATCCTCTTGGCCTGGACCGATAAGATCATGCAGAAAGACAAGAAGCACTGAACGCTGCATGCAACCAAGTCGTCGCCGGTAGGTACGCATGGCCGGTCTCCATTCCAATCAAGACCGACCCGGCCAATCATCACGAAAAGCGTGCAGGAGCGAGGCCACACTAGCGTGAGGGTGCTTCAGGAACCCACGAGAGAGCCACGGACTTGATCGCTTCGACAGTGAGTGGTCCATCGAGATATCCGTCGATGTGACACGTCCTATTGGCAGGAAGATCTCTGCCGGATAGCACGCGCCCGAGGGCGACTATGTGAAGGCTCGGTGAACGTTCCTTGAGTTGCAACACGGTCATGCGTTCCGTCTCATCGACCAGCCGGTCGAAATCCGCGAATAGCAGCAGCGGGGTCGGCATGGGGCGTAGACTCCTCAGTTCCTCCACGGAGATGACCGTTTGAACTCGACAGCCGAGCTTTTCTAACGTTCTCACCAGGACTGTCTGACTGACCACATCCTTCATCATGACCAGCGCATTCCCAGACTCGAAAGTCGGCTTCCGACTATCACTGGCTCGAGCAAGCGATAAATCAAACCAAAATTGGCTTCCTTTCCCAGGCTCACTTTCGAATTCCAGCGTTCCGCCCATCAGTTCGACGAGCTGTTTGGCAAGTGCCAATCCCAGCCCGGTCCCGCCATACCTGCGTCGATCGGACCCGTCTGCCTGCACAAAAGGCTGGAACAATCGGTAGGCAGCCGACTTACTGATTCCGATCCCAGTGTCGCTGACGAGAAATCGGATACGGCTGGCCCCTGGTTGCAGCCCGGACGACGGCTCGCCGGATGATGGAGCCACGAGTTGGACGCGCAACCACACCTCTCCCCGTTCGGTAAATTTCACAGCGTTACTGAGCAACACCGAAAGAAGACGGCCGATGCGGGCCGGATCGCCCCAGAGTTTCATCGGCACCGTGGATGCGATTTCATGGCGAAGGAGAATACCTTTCTCTTCCGACCGCTCTTGGAACAGCGCGAGATTCTCGTTGATCACCGCACTCAACACAAATTCCTCCCGGATGAGCATGACTCGCCCTGATTCCAATTTGGAAAAGTCCAAAATATCGTTCACGATTTCGAGCAATGCTTTGGCAGACATCCGAATCGTCTCGGCACAATCCCGCTGCTCCGGCGTCAGTTCGGTATCAAGCAACAATTCATCCATCCCGATAATGCCGTTCATCGGAGTACGAATCTC is a genomic window containing:
- a CDS encoding TIGR00645 family protein; the encoded protein is MSDARLSESRETLSSPKPSHSASNQVEAVFEAVVFASRWIQAPLYAGLIVAELLYAYKFLLELWEMVIHINRMNETVFMLGVLGLIDVTMVANLLTMVVIGGYATFVSKLDLEQHPDRPDWLTHVDPGTIKIKLAASLIGISSIHLLKAFVDVANENPEHIKWKIFIHMTFLASAILLAWTDKIMQKDKKH
- a CDS encoding response regulator yields the protein MTEEHRPTVLIIDDDSVARLLAREALEQSGWLVEEAEHGRQGLKMFVGVHPDLVLLDIMMPEMNGFSVCAELRRLPEGMHTPILIMTGLEDYQSVTQAYDAGATDFIVKPINGLLLRHRVRYMLRAGQAIQELRDSQDKLVQARDGALEGARLKSEFLATISHEIRTPMNGIIGMDELLLDTELTPEQRDCAETIRMSAKALLEIVNDILDFSKLESGRVMLIREEFVLSAVINENLALFQERSEEKGILLRHEIASTVPMKLWGDPARIGRLLSVLLSNAVKFTERGEVWLRVQLVAPSSGEPSSGLQPGASRIRFLVSDTGIGISKSAAYRLFQPFVQADGSDRRRYGGTGLGLALAKQLVELMGGTLEFESEPGKGSQFWFDLSLARASDSRKPTFESGNALVMMKDVVSQTVLVRTLEKLGCRVQTVISVEELRSLRPMPTPLLLFADFDRLVDETERMTVLQLKERSPSLHIVALGRVLSGRDLPANRTCHIDGYLDGPLTVEAIKSVALSWVPEAPSR